A single Phoenix dactylifera cultivar Barhee BC4 chromosome 1, palm_55x_up_171113_PBpolish2nd_filt_p, whole genome shotgun sequence DNA region contains:
- the LOC120110447 gene encoding zinc finger BED domain-containing protein RICESLEEPER 2-like isoform X2: MQNRLMSTMDSNENMAEVSSVLRCGSSQAIEPSNTDSSKTNKRKRSEIWNHYCEERSREDLARMVILQEMPFTTVEHPAFQMFIRNLRPEFHIVSRTTLSSDCFKTYEKEKRRLEDLFKTNCGRISLTSDMWTSNQTLGYMCLTAHYITNDWKLKKHIINFKLVPSPHTGLVISDAIANCILSWNIEKRLGSITLDNLSANTVVATELQKQFRKDLLLDGKFFHVRCCAHILNLIVKDGLKVVEGAIHRIREAVKYIKSSQGRLELFMGIVKQFKMNGKKRICIDVPTRWNSTYLMLNDAIEFKDVFMRLVARDPNFDNAPTEEDWSQGIIICNFLKVFHLITEVFSQTKNPTANLYFYEIWRINMLLIEESRSSNAVVMMMALKMQEKFDKYWKECSHILAVGVVLDPRHKMNLIIYCFHTIHGNGDRASFEINKVREVLQTFYDNYAILYGTNVSLVQVDERVSTSQGGRDENRFMHGYKEFIHGVQVTQPSKSELETYLEEKDGT; this comes from the exons atGCAAAATAGGTTAATGTCTACGATGGATAGCAATGAAAATATGGCTGAAGTTTCAAGTGTACTTCGTTGTGGTAGTTCTCAAGCTATAGAGCCTTCTAATACAGATAGCTCTAAAACgaacaaaagaaagagatcGGAGATATGGAATCACTATTGTGAG GAAAGAAGTCGTGAGGACCTTGCAAGGATGGTAATTCTACAAGAGATGCCATTTACAACAGTTGAACATCCAGCCTTTCAGATGTTTATTAGGAACCTTAGACCAGAATTTCATATTGTTTCAAGGACAACATTGTCTTCTGATTGCTTTAAAACTTATGAAAAGGAAAAACGAAGACTTGAAGATTTGTTCAAGACGAACTGTGGAAGAATCAGCTTAACATCGGACATGTGGACATCAAATCAAACATTGGGATATATGTGTCTGACTGCACATTACATCACTAATGATTGGAAACTGAAAAAGCATATTATCAATTTTAAGTTGGTTCCTTCACCACACACAGGCTTAGTCATTAGTGATGCTATAGCTAACTGTATTTTATCTTGGAATATTGAGAAAAGGTTGGGTTCAATCACTCTTGATAATTTGTCAGCAAATACAGTTGTAGCAACAGAACTTCAAAAACAATTTAGAAAAGATTTACTTTTGGATGGTAAATTCTTTCATGTGCGTTGTTGTGCACATATTCTTAATTTGATTGTGAAGGATGGGTTGAAGGTAGTGGAGGGTGCTATTCATAGGATCCGTGAGgctgttaaatatataaaatcatcTCAAGGAAGGTTGGAATTGTTTATGGGAATTGTGAAACAGTTCAAGATGAATGGTAAGAAAAGGATATGCATAGATGTACCTACTCGTTGGAATTCTACATATCTCATGTTAAATGATGCTATAGAATTCAAGGATGTATTTATGCGACTTGTGGCCCGGGATCCTAATTTTGATAATGCGCCAACTGAGGAAGATTGGTCTCAAGGCATTATTATTTGTAACTTCTTAAAGGTTTTTCATCTTATAACTGAAGTTTTTTCACAAACAAAAAATCCAACTGCAAATTTGTATTTCTATGAAATTTGGAGAATCAATATGCTCTTGATTGAAGAATCTAGAAGTTCAAATGCAGTTGTGATGATGATGGCTTTaaagatgcaagaaaaattTGACAAGTATTGGAAGGAATGCTCTCACATTCTTGCTGTAGGGGTTGTTCTTGATCCAAGACATAAGATGAATCTTATTATTTATTGCTTTCACACAATCCATGGTAATGGTGATCGTGCTTCATTTGAGATCAACAAAGTGCGTGAAGTTCTTCAAACTTTTTATGATAATTATGCAATTTTATATGGCACAAATGTCTCTCTTGTTCAAGTGGATGAGAGGGTGTCTACATCCCAAGGTGGAAGAGATGAGAATCGTTTTATGCATGGCTATAAAGAATTCATCCACGGAGTACAAGTTACCCAACCATCGAAGTCAGAATTAGAGACCTATTTGGAAGAGAAG GATGGTACGTGA
- the LOC120113336 gene encoding thioredoxin domain-containing protein PLP3A-like, with translation MQNAPFFVTKLAVKTLPCIILFKNGVAFDRLIGFQDLGSKDDFTMSALENLLKRKGIIDERKGGDNDEDADDDTDSYKHRNIRSSTIQDSDSD, from the exons ATGCAGAATGCGCCCTTCTTTGTGACAAAATTAGCAGTCAAAACTCTGCCTTGCATCATATTGTTCAA AAATGGTGTTGCCTTCGACAGGCTGATTGGGTTTCAAGATCTTGGCAGCAAAGATGATTTTACCATGAGTGCCTTGGAGAATCTTCTGAAAAGAAAAG GCATCATAGATGAAAGGAAAGGAGGTGACAATGATGAAGATGCAGACGATGATACTGACAGTTACAAACACAGGAACATCAGGTCTTCTACAATTCAGGATTCTGATTCAGACTGA
- the LOC120110447 gene encoding zinc finger BED domain-containing protein RICESLEEPER 2-like isoform X1 yields the protein MQNRLMSTMDSNENMAEVSSVLRCGSSQAIEPSNTDSSKTNKRKRSEIWNHYCEERSREDLARMVILQEMPFTTVEHPAFQMFIRNLRPEFHIVSRTTLSSDCFKTYEKEKRRLEDLFKTNCGRISLTSDMWTSNQTLGYMCLTAHYITNDWKLKKHIINFKLVPSPHTGLVISDAIANCILSWNIEKRLGSITLDNLSANTVVATELQKQFRKDLLLDGKFFHVRCCAHILNLIVKDGLKVVEGAIHRIREAVKYIKSSQGRLELFMGIVKQFKMNGKKRICIDVPTRWNSTYLMLNDAIEFKDVFMRLVARDPNFDNAPTEEDWSQGIIICNFLKVFHLITEVFSQTKNPTANLYFYEIWRINMLLIEESRSSNAVVMMMALKMQEKFDKYWKECSHILAVGVVLDPRHKMNLIIYCFHTIHGNGDRASFEINKVREVLQTFYDNYAILYGTNVSLVQVDERVSTSQGGRDENRFMHGYKEFIHGVQVTQPSKSELETYLEEKVHPLEDQNFDILQYWKFNESKYPILSRMVRDILAIPVSTVASESAFSTAGRVLDDFRSSLSPNTVEVLICAQDWLRDSLPHLADIPPPHTKYKVEDYETVVDINTDD from the exons atGCAAAATAGGTTAATGTCTACGATGGATAGCAATGAAAATATGGCTGAAGTTTCAAGTGTACTTCGTTGTGGTAGTTCTCAAGCTATAGAGCCTTCTAATACAGATAGCTCTAAAACgaacaaaagaaagagatcGGAGATATGGAATCACTATTGTGAG GAAAGAAGTCGTGAGGACCTTGCAAGGATGGTAATTCTACAAGAGATGCCATTTACAACAGTTGAACATCCAGCCTTTCAGATGTTTATTAGGAACCTTAGACCAGAATTTCATATTGTTTCAAGGACAACATTGTCTTCTGATTGCTTTAAAACTTATGAAAAGGAAAAACGAAGACTTGAAGATTTGTTCAAGACGAACTGTGGAAGAATCAGCTTAACATCGGACATGTGGACATCAAATCAAACATTGGGATATATGTGTCTGACTGCACATTACATCACTAATGATTGGAAACTGAAAAAGCATATTATCAATTTTAAGTTGGTTCCTTCACCACACACAGGCTTAGTCATTAGTGATGCTATAGCTAACTGTATTTTATCTTGGAATATTGAGAAAAGGTTGGGTTCAATCACTCTTGATAATTTGTCAGCAAATACAGTTGTAGCAACAGAACTTCAAAAACAATTTAGAAAAGATTTACTTTTGGATGGTAAATTCTTTCATGTGCGTTGTTGTGCACATATTCTTAATTTGATTGTGAAGGATGGGTTGAAGGTAGTGGAGGGTGCTATTCATAGGATCCGTGAGgctgttaaatatataaaatcatcTCAAGGAAGGTTGGAATTGTTTATGGGAATTGTGAAACAGTTCAAGATGAATGGTAAGAAAAGGATATGCATAGATGTACCTACTCGTTGGAATTCTACATATCTCATGTTAAATGATGCTATAGAATTCAAGGATGTATTTATGCGACTTGTGGCCCGGGATCCTAATTTTGATAATGCGCCAACTGAGGAAGATTGGTCTCAAGGCATTATTATTTGTAACTTCTTAAAGGTTTTTCATCTTATAACTGAAGTTTTTTCACAAACAAAAAATCCAACTGCAAATTTGTATTTCTATGAAATTTGGAGAATCAATATGCTCTTGATTGAAGAATCTAGAAGTTCAAATGCAGTTGTGATGATGATGGCTTTaaagatgcaagaaaaattTGACAAGTATTGGAAGGAATGCTCTCACATTCTTGCTGTAGGGGTTGTTCTTGATCCAAGACATAAGATGAATCTTATTATTTATTGCTTTCACACAATCCATGGTAATGGTGATCGTGCTTCATTTGAGATCAACAAAGTGCGTGAAGTTCTTCAAACTTTTTATGATAATTATGCAATTTTATATGGCACAAATGTCTCTCTTGTTCAAGTGGATGAGAGGGTGTCTACATCCCAAGGTGGAAGAGATGAGAATCGTTTTATGCATGGCTATAAAGAATTCATCCACGGAGTACAAGTTACCCAACCATCGAAGTCAGAATTAGAGACCTATTTGGAAGAGAAG GTTCATCCattagaagatcaaaattttgacATTCTACAGTATTGGAAATTCAATGAATCAAAATATCCAATATTGTCTAGGATGGTACGTGATATCTTGGCAATTCCCGTTTCTACCGTTGCATCTGAGTCTGCCTTCAGCACTGCTGGCAGGGTTTTGGATGATTTTCGTAGCAGTCTATCTCCGAATACGGTTGAGGTATTGATATGCGCACAAGATTGGCTTCGAGATAGCTTGCCTCATCTTGCAG ATATTCCACCTCCTCATACAAAATACAAGGTTGAAGATTACGAAACTGTTGTTGATATTAATACcgatgattag